From Pueribacillus theae, one genomic window encodes:
- a CDS encoding permease prefix domain 1-containing protein: MIQTKEKYIKQFEQEMEAHPEKELIMAELIVHIEEEMADLLRKGMSEPEAVQAMIEQFGHPNELAAQFGKICTTAPNKVKLWLVLSNHFLFLMGACLTVCYHLGNMPFLQIAWEVLGQYSLLILFMYTGFWLFIGYQIGKEFGAKGKRILFETMSCALIPNLVLMFGILYGVFPTQWFSPFLTPSFVVACLGVTLLFYPFSQFGYYFGRHQAV; the protein is encoded by the coding sequence ATGATTCAGACAAAAGAAAAGTATATCAAGCAGTTCGAGCAAGAGATGGAAGCTCACCCTGAAAAGGAATTAATTATGGCTGAACTTATCGTACATATTGAAGAAGAAATGGCGGATTTGCTGAGAAAAGGAATGAGTGAACCAGAAGCTGTACAAGCCATGATCGAGCAATTTGGCCATCCAAACGAATTGGCTGCCCAATTTGGAAAGATATGTACAACAGCACCTAACAAAGTTAAACTTTGGCTTGTTTTAAGCAACCATTTTCTTTTTTTGATGGGGGCCTGCTTAACAGTATGTTATCATCTTGGTAATATGCCATTTTTGCAGATTGCTTGGGAAGTGCTCGGACAATACAGCTTGCTTATCCTATTCATGTATACTGGTTTTTGGTTGTTTATTGGCTATCAAATCGGTAAAGAGTTTGGTGCGAAAGGGAAGAGAATCCTTTTTGAAACAATGAGTTGCGCCCTTATCCCAAATTTGGTGTTAATGTTTGGGATTCTTTACGGGGTATTTCCTACCCAATGGTTTAGCCCTTTTTTAACCCCATCTTTTGTAGTGGCTTGCCTCGGCGTTACACTCTTATTCTATCCGTTTAGTCAATTCGGTTATTATTTTGGAAGGCATCAGGCCGTATAA
- a CDS encoding PadR family transcriptional regulator encodes MYNRELLKGSTSLLLLQLLNERAMYGYELVKEMEKRSQNTLQVKEGTLYPALHKLEQQGYVEAYWEKKEKGPARKYYKLTSAGKKLLQEKTKEWMSFSNMMNQMLGRSGP; translated from the coding sequence ATGTATAACCGAGAGCTTTTAAAAGGCAGTACCTCATTATTACTGTTGCAATTGCTTAACGAACGAGCGATGTACGGTTATGAGCTTGTCAAAGAAATGGAAAAAAGGAGCCAAAATACGTTACAAGTGAAAGAAGGAACGTTATATCCCGCCTTGCATAAACTTGAGCAACAAGGTTATGTTGAAGCTTACTGGGAGAAAAAGGAAAAAGGCCCTGCAAGAAAGTATTATAAGTTGACATCTGCCGGGAAAAAATTGTTGCAAGAAAAAACAAAAGAATGGATGTCCTTTTCGAATATGATGAATCAGATGTTGGGAAGAAGCGGGCCATGA